Proteins encoded by one window of Cyclobacteriaceae bacterium:
- a CDS encoding OsmC family protein, with protein sequence MKRKATAVWQGSGKEGKGHLSTQSTVLNKTQYSFSSRFEEGVGTNPEELIAAAHAGCFTMKLSFVLGEAGFTPTELSTTCTITLENGAITNADLELKASIPDISKEKFMECAENAKVNCPISKLLNTKISLKAALA encoded by the coding sequence ATGAAACGCAAAGCAACAGCCGTTTGGCAAGGCTCAGGTAAAGAAGGTAAAGGTCATTTGAGCACACAAAGCACCGTGCTGAACAAAACGCAATATTCATTCAGTTCCAGGTTTGAAGAAGGCGTAGGTACAAACCCGGAAGAACTAATTGCTGCGGCTCATGCAGGATGCTTTACGATGAAGTTGAGTTTTGTATTAGGCGAAGCGGGGTTTACACCTACTGAATTATCCACTACCTGCACCATCACATTGGAGAACGGAGCGATAACGAATGCTGATCTTGAGCTCAAAGCATCTATTCCTGATATCTCTAAAGAGAAGTTCATGGAGTGTGCGGAAAATGCAAAAGTGAATTGCCCGATTTCGAAATTGTTGAATACTAAGATTTCGTTAAAAGCAGCGCTCGCTTAA